A portion of the Deltaproteobacteria bacterium genome contains these proteins:
- a CDS encoding N-acetyltransferase produces MLRKARIGDVKTIHRMINHSSGKGEMLPRSLMDIYGSLRDFFIYFDESQQAIAGICAMNIIWENLAEVRSLRVEEEYRKKGIGKKLVEACISEAITLQLFRIFTLTIKPEFFKRLGFRQVDMSTLSEKIWSDCFRCSKYPDYCDEVAMIIEL; encoded by the coding sequence ATGCTGAGGAAGGCCCGAATCGGTGATGTAAAGACCATTCACCGGATGATTAATCATTCTTCCGGCAAAGGGGAAATGCTCCCCCGTTCTCTTATGGATATTTATGGAAGCCTGAGGGATTTCTTTATTTATTTTGACGAGAGTCAACAGGCGATTGCGGGCATCTGTGCCATGAATATCATCTGGGAAAACCTTGCAGAGGTCCGTTCCCTTCGTGTTGAAGAAGAATACAGAAAAAAAGGGATAGGGAAGAAGCTTGTAGAGGCCTGTATATCTGAGGCCATAACCTTGCAATTATTCAGAATATTTACTTTGACCATCAAGCCTGAGTTTTTTAAACGACTCGGCTTTCGACAGGTCGACATGTCAACCCTTTCCGAGAAGATATGGTCGGATTGCTTCAGATGTTCCAAGTATCCGGATTACTGTGATGAAGTGGCGATGATTATAGAACTATGA
- a CDS encoding NAD(+)/NADH kinase, giving the protein MVIKKIGIIANIEKEKSAECTVQLRDWALKQGIEVFLEEGIAGKIGEDKGLDRRELASRVDLLVVLGGDGTILRTVRFVSEYDIPIVGINLGEFGYLTEVNLNEMYSALELIVKGEYQTEKRMMLDITIYLGTETIRQQSILNDMVITRGNLSRILNLETTVNERYLTTFRADGIIISTPTGSTAYSLSAGGPIVFPEADSFIINPICAFTLTNRPIIIPDDAEIKVIMWTKEQGAMLTLDGQVSYTMKSGDSITIKKSRYVTNLVSSPHRDYMEILRTKLGWGGSSTGTNKC; this is encoded by the coding sequence ATGGTTATTAAAAAGATCGGTATCATTGCGAACATCGAAAAAGAGAAATCGGCCGAATGTACCGTTCAATTGAGAGACTGGGCCCTGAAGCAGGGTATTGAGGTCTTTCTTGAAGAGGGAATTGCCGGAAAGATCGGTGAAGATAAGGGGCTGGACAGGAGGGAGCTGGCATCCCGGGTCGATCTCCTGGTTGTGTTGGGCGGTGATGGAACGATTCTCAGGACAGTCCGTTTTGTCAGTGAGTATGACATTCCGATTGTCGGCATCAACCTTGGGGAGTTCGGTTATCTCACGGAGGTCAATTTGAATGAGATGTACAGCGCTCTTGAATTGATCGTCAAAGGGGAGTACCAGACTGAAAAGAGGATGATGCTGGATATTACGATATATCTGGGAACAGAAACGATCAGGCAACAGAGCATTTTGAATGATATGGTGATTACCCGGGGGAATCTTTCACGAATCCTCAACCTGGAAACGACGGTCAATGAACGGTATCTGACCACCTTCAGGGCTGACGGTATCATTATCTCCACCCCGACGGGCTCCACCGCATATTCCCTTTCCGCAGGAGGGCCTATCGTTTTCCCGGAAGCGGATTCCTTTATCATTAATCCCATATGTGCCTTTACATTGACGAATCGTCCGATCATCATCCCTGATGATGCCGAGATAAAGGTAATTATGTGGACGAAAGAGCAGGGTGCGATGCTGACCCTGGATGGACAGGTTTCATATACCATGAAATCAGGCGATAGCATTACCATTAAGAAATCCCGGTACGTGACTAACCTTGTATCGTCACCGCACAGGGATTATATGGAAATCCTGCGAACAAAGCTGGGATGGGGTGGATCGTCTACCGGAACCAATAAGTGTTGA
- the recN gene encoding DNA repair protein RecN gives MDRLPEPISVDMLTELSIKNFAIIDELKVSFTGGLNVITGETGAGKSILIGAMSLLLGDRASVDMIRSLEDTAMVEALFEIGEMDDLKGIIREMGFHVGKELILKRIVSRTGKNRVYVDGQLATLAMLSSISEYLINICGQHEHQVILNADKHIDILDEFGNLMQFRTEYKEIYDKYMSFNENLRHLMEVNKTRDERGGFLRFHLKEIEDAGIRSDEDEELLNEKRVLNNVQRLMAYANVAHDVLYGKAGSVLEGIRSVISNIREIEKVGGGLNLSEQDMDTVYYQLEEAASTLRDYIKNLSYDPVRLEAIDDRLELLGRLKRKYGRTLEEVLKKRADIEEELKAVTSVDDEIEQRSKELESLSTELLDKAQKLSEKRREAASVLKKAIEEEIHTLRMEKAAFEIIFEEPADDQGGGRFNFRGIDEVEFYLTANVGEELKPLNRIASGGELSRIMLAIKKVLARAGSVGTLIFDEVDSGIGGSTAEDVGRKLKDVSKHHQVLCITHIPQIACFGDSHYRVVKTIEGERTITSVDVLAEEARLDEITRMLGGAELTKKTREHAREMLDLSRK, from the coding sequence GTGGATCGTCTACCGGAACCAATAAGTGTTGATATGCTGACGGAACTGAGTATCAAAAATTTTGCCATTATTGATGAACTGAAGGTATCCTTTACCGGCGGCCTCAATGTGATCACCGGTGAAACAGGTGCGGGAAAGTCGATTCTTATCGGGGCCATGAGCCTTCTGCTGGGGGATCGGGCGTCTGTCGATATGATCAGGTCGCTTGAGGATACGGCAATGGTGGAGGCATTGTTTGAAATCGGAGAAATGGACGATCTGAAAGGGATAATCAGAGAGATGGGTTTCCATGTGGGGAAAGAACTGATACTCAAGAGGATCGTTTCCCGGACGGGGAAGAATAGAGTGTATGTCGACGGACAATTGGCAACCCTTGCAATGCTTTCCTCCATCAGTGAGTATCTGATCAATATCTGCGGGCAGCATGAGCACCAGGTAATCTTGAATGCAGACAAGCATATCGACATTCTGGATGAATTCGGCAACCTTATGCAGTTCAGGACGGAGTATAAAGAAATATACGATAAATATATGTCTTTCAATGAGAACCTCAGGCATCTCATGGAGGTTAATAAGACCCGCGATGAAAGGGGGGGATTTCTGAGATTCCATCTTAAGGAAATTGAAGACGCCGGAATTCGCAGCGATGAGGATGAGGAGCTTCTGAATGAGAAGAGGGTTTTGAATAATGTCCAAAGGTTGATGGCGTATGCAAACGTCGCCCACGATGTGCTCTACGGGAAAGCCGGTTCGGTCTTGGAAGGGATTCGCAGCGTCATTTCGAATATCAGGGAAATAGAGAAGGTTGGCGGGGGATTAAATCTTTCTGAGCAGGATATGGATACGGTCTACTACCAGCTTGAAGAGGCCGCATCTACTCTCCGGGACTATATCAAAAATCTGTCCTATGATCCGGTAAGGCTTGAAGCCATTGATGATCGACTTGAACTGCTGGGACGTCTGAAGCGAAAGTATGGCCGTACACTTGAAGAGGTTTTAAAGAAGCGGGCCGACATCGAGGAGGAATTAAAGGCCGTAACTTCTGTTGATGATGAGATTGAACAGAGGTCTAAAGAGCTTGAATCGCTGAGCACGGAACTTCTGGATAAGGCACAAAAGCTTTCTGAGAAGCGCAGGGAAGCAGCATCGGTTCTGAAAAAAGCGATTGAAGAAGAGATTCATACCCTCAGGATGGAGAAGGCGGCGTTTGAGATCATATTCGAGGAGCCTGCCGATGATCAAGGCGGCGGTCGGTTTAATTTCCGGGGAATCGATGAAGTGGAATTTTATCTTACCGCAAATGTGGGGGAGGAGTTGAAACCGCTCAATCGGATCGCGTCCGGGGGTGAACTTTCGCGGATCATGTTAGCGATAAAAAAGGTACTGGCACGCGCGGGTTCTGTGGGGACGCTGATATTTGATGAGGTTGACAGCGGAATCGGAGGATCGACAGCGGAGGACGTGGGCAGGAAGCTAAAGGACGTATCAAAACATCACCAGGTCCTGTGTATTACACATATTCCGCAGATTGCCTGTTTCGGAGACAGTCATTATCGTGTTGTGAAGACGATTGAGGGTGAAAGGACGATTACCTCCGTGGATGTTCTTGCTGAGGAGGCACGTCTGGACGAAATTACCAGGATGCTTGGCGGTGCAGAGCTTACGAAAAAGACGAGGGAACATGCACGGGAGATGCTGGATTTGTCCCGCAAATGA
- a CDS encoding prenyltransferase, whose protein sequence is MHRFKANLKGWIGLSRPPFHTVGVLPFILGSFLAWKIVGLFSNAVFILGVLAVILILLSTYHAGEYFDHEEDKISKKLFHSRFAGGSGVIPSGILSRQVPLWTSLITFTLAAVIGFILQIIIKTGPYTLLLGCLGAFPGFFYSTRPVRLVERGVGEIFIGFCYGWLPVASGFYIQTGYISPLIHLMGIPVGLTIFNVILLNEFQDFVADSAVGKRNILVRLGKKKGKTLYIIISMLAWITMFLSITAGIPIKAIYFYLPVLILSATIAVMMVKKKFEDPKILEIMCGLNIAVNLGTTMTYIFAYM, encoded by the coding sequence ATGCACAGATTTAAAGCAAATCTGAAAGGATGGATCGGCCTTTCAAGACCTCCTTTCCACACCGTCGGGGTTCTTCCCTTCATCCTCGGGTCTTTCCTCGCCTGGAAGATTGTCGGGCTCTTCAGTAATGCTGTCTTCATCCTCGGTGTTCTTGCAGTTATTCTGATCCTGCTCTCAACGTATCATGCAGGAGAATACTTTGACCATGAGGAAGACAAAATTTCCAAGAAATTGTTTCATAGCAGGTTTGCCGGCGGATCAGGAGTTATTCCATCGGGAATTCTCTCCCGACAGGTACCCCTTTGGACAAGCCTCATTACCTTCACGCTTGCTGCTGTCATCGGATTTATTCTCCAGATTATTATTAAAACGGGTCCCTATACCCTGCTCCTTGGCTGTCTCGGCGCCTTTCCCGGCTTCTTTTATTCAACGAGACCCGTCAGGCTGGTTGAAAGAGGGGTCGGAGAGATATTTATTGGTTTCTGCTACGGATGGCTTCCTGTTGCATCAGGTTTTTACATACAGACGGGATATATCTCTCCCCTTATTCATTTGATGGGCATACCTGTTGGACTGACGATATTTAATGTCATTCTTCTTAATGAATTTCAGGATTTTGTAGCCGATTCAGCAGTTGGCAAGAGAAACATACTCGTCCGCCTGGGAAAGAAAAAGGGCAAAACCCTGTATATTATTATATCCATGCTTGCCTGGATAACCATGTTTCTTTCAATCACAGCAGGAATCCCCATTAAGGCCATTTATTTTTATCTGCCGGTACTTATCCTTTCGGCAACTATTGCCGTCATGATGGTAAAAAAGAAGTTCGAAGATCCCAAAATTCTGGAAATTATGTGTGGACTGAACATAGCCGTAAATTTGGGTACAACGATGACATACATTTTTGCATATATGTAA
- a CDS encoding MltA domain-containing protein, with amino-acid sequence MKYRQIFCFIVLLFIITGCAVKIEKPIEKPVPPLVLIPPEKAPSLVDDLDRASLKTATERSLQYYEKTTGKGTYGLGNGRVTGQELKDSLLLFREILDSTDSDEVKQKKIRNTFDIYKATGLDNQGRVFFTGYFESILEGSRERTEKYRYPIYKSPDDIVVVSLGKFNEKYKNEKIIGRLKKGELVPYFTRADIEEAGLLGGRNLELFWVNDPIDLFFMHIQGSGKIRLPDENIMQVSYAQKNGHPYRSIGRYLLDKEKLTSSEMTHQSIKKYLREHPEELSDILNYNKSYVFFRIVEHGPIGALGLTLTSGRSIATDLDLFPKGALAFVRLRKPIFDKNGNIKTWEIFSRFVLNQDTGGVIKGPGRVDLFCGTGSDAEMLAGSLKENGELYFLVKKKVNQTINP; translated from the coding sequence ATGAAGTATCGACAGATTTTTTGTTTTATTGTGCTGTTGTTTATAATAACCGGTTGTGCAGTTAAAATTGAGAAACCAATAGAAAAGCCTGTACCTCCTCTCGTATTGATCCCCCCTGAAAAAGCCCCCTCATTGGTCGATGATCTTGACAGGGCATCACTCAAGACGGCCACCGAGAGAAGTCTCCAGTACTATGAAAAAACTACAGGGAAGGGTACATATGGACTTGGTAATGGTCGAGTTACGGGCCAAGAGTTAAAGGATTCGCTCCTGCTATTTCGAGAAATCCTGGATAGCACTGATTCGGATGAGGTTAAGCAAAAGAAAATACGCAATACCTTTGATATCTATAAAGCCACCGGCCTTGATAATCAGGGAAGGGTTTTTTTTACAGGATATTTCGAATCCATTTTGGAAGGCTCCCGGGAAAGAACGGAGAAATACCGGTATCCGATATACAAATCCCCCGATGACATAGTAGTAGTGAGTTTAGGTAAGTTCAACGAAAAATACAAGAATGAAAAAATTATCGGCAGATTGAAGAAAGGTGAGTTAGTTCCTTATTTTACCAGGGCGGATATTGAAGAAGCTGGTTTGCTGGGGGGAAGGAACCTCGAGCTTTTCTGGGTGAATGATCCCATTGATTTATTTTTTATGCATATTCAGGGTTCGGGGAAAATACGATTGCCGGATGAAAATATCATGCAGGTCAGCTATGCACAGAAGAACGGCCACCCGTATCGGAGTATAGGGAGATACCTACTGGATAAGGAAAAGCTAACCAGCAGCGAGATGACTCATCAGTCTATAAAAAAATATCTCCGGGAACACCCCGAAGAACTCTCTGATATTTTGAACTACAATAAGAGCTACGTCTTTTTTCGCATTGTTGAACATGGTCCGATAGGCGCCCTGGGGCTAACCCTTACTTCCGGCAGGTCAATCGCGACAGACCTTGATTTATTCCCTAAAGGAGCTCTTGCCTTTGTCAGGTTACGGAAACCTATTTTTGATAAAAACGGAAACATAAAAACATGGGAGATTTTTTCCCGCTTCGTACTCAATCAGGACACAGGAGGGGTGATTAAAGGTCCCGGGCGTGTCGATCTGTTTTGTGGTACCGGTAGTGACGCTGAAATGCTGGCAGGGAGTCTTAAAGAGAATGGGGAACTATATTTTCTTGTGAAAAAGAAGGTTAATCAGACGATCAATCCGTAA
- a CDS encoding HU family DNA-binding protein, with protein sequence MTKAELIAVIAEGADITKATASKALEAYVAAVTKELKKNGKLGLVGFGTFSVMKRKAREGRNPQTGKTIKIPAKKVVKFKAGKGLADKVK encoded by the coding sequence ATGACGAAAGCGGAATTAATAGCGGTAATTGCAGAGGGAGCGGATATCACCAAAGCGACAGCGTCAAAAGCGTTAGAGGCTTATGTAGCCGCGGTGACAAAAGAACTGAAAAAGAACGGGAAATTGGGTTTGGTCGGGTTTGGCACATTTTCTGTTATGAAAAGAAAGGCAAGAGAGGGAAGGAATCCCCAGACAGGAAAAACTATAAAGATACCGGCTAAAAAAGTGGTCAAGTTTAAGGCAGGGAAGGGATTAGCAGATAAAGTTAAATAG
- a CDS encoding PAS domain S-box protein, whose product MPKVKILIVEDEKIVAMDIRKSVETMGYFVCAIASSGEEAIQKADETRPDLALMDIVLKGDMDGIKAAEQINALFKIPIVYITAYDDEDILQRAKITTPYGYITKPFNDRELRIAIEIALYKNQAEVRIRKTELWLAAVLRSVGDAVIASDKEGQITFMNQVAEELTGWKKEDALGKRLTEVLHIKDEDLGSLEKRLVEKVITQGLIINLLEDRLLVSKDGTVIPVSDSLAPIKGDDGETPGTVLVFRDITERKKVEEALRESEERYRSIFNGVLEGIYQTSPQGKNLAANPALARILGYDSAEEVVASVTDSAYQVWANPNERSHFITLLEEHETVYGYECQFLRKDKTNIWVSLTSRRVCGPDGQLLYYEGLVEDITERKRAEKVLQESKEFVENLIDSMLDGFSVLDSDGVQIGANAAFCQMTGFSREELIGVGPPHPYWPQEAHEEIERGFQKTLRGEFSDVELTFMRKNGERFPVIVSPSWIQDKQGNVVSYFATVKDITSRKWAEEELKTSTEQLRALAARLQQIREEERIMIAREIHDELGGGLTGLKMELSWLLHKVYDTEAGKERVALMSKIHESNELMDRLIQVVRRMATDLRPSVLDDLGLIAALEWQLQEFTSRTGISHEFVTAFDYVNLEEATAVAVFRIFQETLTNVTRHSGATKVTVLLREGERSLFEGDSLFLEIRDNGKGIMEGEIQDAKSLGILGMRERALVFGGDLQISGEPDSGTTVVLKIPQKPGETS is encoded by the coding sequence ATGCCGAAAGTAAAAATACTGATTGTGGAAGATGAAAAAATAGTGGCCATGGACATCCGGAAGAGCGTCGAAACAATGGGTTATTTTGTCTGTGCAATCGCCTCTTCAGGAGAAGAGGCGATTCAAAAGGCAGATGAAACCCGACCGGACCTGGCACTGATGGATATCGTGTTAAAAGGGGATATGGACGGCATAAAGGCTGCCGAACAGATCAACGCGCTTTTCAAGATACCCATCGTCTACATTACCGCCTATGATGACGAAGATATTTTGCAGCGGGCCAAAATAACAACGCCGTATGGTTATATCACCAAACCCTTTAACGACAGGGAACTGCGCATAGCCATTGAGATAGCCCTGTATAAAAATCAGGCGGAAGTTAGAATAAGAAAGACGGAGCTCTGGCTGGCCGCTGTTCTCAGGAGTGTGGGCGATGCGGTCATTGCCTCGGACAAGGAAGGACAGATAACCTTCATGAATCAAGTGGCTGAAGAGCTGACGGGATGGAAAAAAGAAGACGCCCTTGGGAAAAGGCTGACGGAAGTTCTCCATATAAAAGATGAAGATCTGGGCAGCCTGGAAAAACGTTTAGTGGAAAAGGTCATTACCCAGGGGCTGATAATCAATCTGTTAGAAGATCGCCTGCTTGTCTCCAAAGACGGAACCGTGATACCCGTCTCCGACAGTTTGGCGCCCATTAAAGGAGACGACGGGGAAACACCCGGCACGGTGCTCGTCTTTAGGGACATCACCGAACGCAAGAAGGTGGAGGAGGCGCTCCGTGAGAGCGAGGAAAGGTATCGAAGCATCTTCAACGGGGTACTGGAAGGGATCTATCAAACATCGCCGCAAGGAAAAAACTTGGCAGCCAACCCCGCCTTGGCGAGGATATTGGGCTATGATTCAGCGGAGGAGGTTGTAGCATCTGTTACAGACTCGGCGTACCAAGTATGGGCAAACCCAAATGAGCGATCTCATTTTATAACACTACTTGAAGAGCATGAGACTGTCTATGGATACGAATGCCAGTTTTTACGCAAGGACAAGACTAATATCTGGGTGTCGCTCACCAGTAGAAGAGTTTGCGGGCCTGATGGACAATTACTCTATTATGAGGGGCTCGTCGAAGACATCACCGAGCGCAAGCGGGCGGAAAAGGTGCTGCAGGAGAGTAAAGAATTCGTAGAAAACCTCATTGATTCGATGCTAGATGGGTTTTCGGTACTGGATAGTGACGGCGTTCAAATTGGTGCCAATGCTGCTTTTTGTCAGATGACTGGGTTTTCAAGAGAGGAACTCATCGGAGTTGGGCCGCCTCACCCCTATTGGCCACAGGAGGCGCATGAAGAGATAGAGAGAGGTTTCCAGAAGACCTTGCGGGGCGAATTCAGTGACGTTGAATTGACTTTCATGCGGAAAAACGGCGAGCGCTTTCCAGTAATCGTCAGCCCCTCCTGGATTCAGGACAAACAAGGGAATGTAGTTAGTTACTTTGCGACGGTTAAAGACATCACCTCCCGCAAGTGGGCGGAGGAGGAATTGAAAACTTCTACTGAACAGTTACGAGCCCTTGCTGCCCGACTGCAACAGATACGTGAAGAAGAGAGGATAATGATCGCCCGGGAAATCCATGACGAACTGGGCGGGGGACTTACCGGATTGAAGATGGAGCTCTCATGGCTGTTACACAAGGTGTACGATACAGAAGCAGGCAAGGAGCGCGTTGCCTTGATGAGCAAGATTCACGAATCGAATGAGCTGATGGATCGGCTGATCCAGGTAGTCCGCCGTATGGCGACAGATTTGCGACCATCCGTTCTGGATGATTTGGGTCTGATAGCCGCTCTGGAATGGCAGTTACAGGAATTCACAAGTCGCACAGGAATTTCGCATGAGTTCGTCACTGCCTTCGACTATGTAAACCTGGAAGAGGCCACAGCCGTTGCCGTGTTTCGCATCTTTCAGGAAACCCTGACCAATGTGACGCGACACTCGGGAGCAACAAAGGTTACCGTACTCTTGCGGGAGGGAGAAAGAAGTCTTTTCGAGGGCGATAGTCTTTTCCTGGAGATCAGGGACAACGGCAAGGGAATCATGGAAGGTGAAATTCAGGACGCGAAATCCCTCGGAATTCTGGGCATGAGGGAAAGGGCTCTGGTTTTTGGAGGAGACCTCCAGATTTCCGGTGAGCCCGATTCAGGAACAACCGTGGTCCTGAAAATTCCACAAAAACCGGGAGAAACATCATGA
- a CDS encoding radical SAM protein, whose protein sequence is MGYLNNWQKFPQWLFRHSLKAIPVSNGALGMGCIGYPGHPVWEVTAACNLNCIHCHAASGKPHPHELSTDEGKRLIDQLAEVDGFRTLVYSGGEPLVRPDIFDLLKHSKDVGFANIIATNGILIDEEMAWKLKEHGVVCNAISIDASDPDIHNFVRNSPKAFDLALRAIEATRKAGILLQINTTAMEYNMENLSDLIDFVDQHDASIMLMYQLVAVGRGGKIERATLKKSANENLSRLIAQKQKQTRAIIEPVAGPQYWPYILEKKGIQNGLLIKIAEQVFHGCAAGRGFVYIKANGEVWPCPFVEVNTGNVREKPFSEIYEEAPVFKNLRNRENLLKGLCGDCRYKKICGGCRGRAWAYSGDYLAEDPRCFIRSDK, encoded by the coding sequence ATGGGATATCTCAATAACTGGCAAAAATTTCCCCAGTGGCTTTTCCGGCATAGTCTTAAAGCGATACCGGTGTCAAATGGCGCCCTCGGCATGGGTTGCATTGGCTATCCCGGTCATCCCGTGTGGGAGGTCACTGCCGCCTGCAACCTCAACTGCATACATTGCCACGCGGCAAGCGGCAAGCCGCACCCGCATGAACTTTCAACAGATGAAGGTAAAAGGTTGATTGATCAGCTTGCCGAAGTTGATGGTTTTCGGACGCTCGTCTACAGCGGCGGTGAACCCCTTGTCAGACCGGATATATTCGACCTCCTGAAACATTCAAAAGACGTCGGATTTGCCAATATCATCGCTACAAACGGTATTCTGATCGATGAAGAGATGGCCTGGAAATTAAAGGAGCACGGCGTTGTCTGCAACGCCATCAGTATTGACGCCTCCGACCCCGATATTCACAACTTTGTTAGAAACTCACCGAAGGCATTTGACCTGGCCCTCCGGGCGATCGAAGCCACCAGAAAGGCGGGCATCCTGCTGCAGATTAATACCACAGCTATGGAATACAACATGGAAAACCTCTCAGACCTCATTGACTTTGTGGATCAACATGATGCGAGCATCATGCTCATGTATCAGTTAGTCGCCGTGGGCAGAGGCGGAAAGATCGAAAGGGCAACCCTGAAAAAATCAGCCAACGAGAATCTGAGCAGGCTGATCGCTCAGAAGCAGAAGCAGACCAGGGCTATTATCGAACCCGTTGCGGGCCCCCAGTACTGGCCCTACATCCTCGAAAAAAAGGGTATTCAGAATGGTTTGTTAATCAAAATTGCAGAACAGGTATTTCATGGCTGTGCCGCCGGCCGGGGTTTCGTATATATCAAGGCCAACGGAGAGGTCTGGCCGTGTCCGTTTGTTGAAGTGAATACGGGAAATGTCCGGGAAAAGCCTTTTAGCGAAATTTACGAAGAAGCGCCCGTTTTTAAAAATCTGAGGAATCGTGAAAATCTCCTGAAAGGTCTCTGTGGAGACTGCCGTTATAAAAAGATCTGCGGTGGATGCAGGGGAAGGGCCTGGGCCTATTCAGGAGATTATCTCGCCGAAGACCCACGCTGCTTCATCAGGAGTGACAAATAA
- a CDS encoding PAS domain S-box protein has product MWCQELFQDIYLSVIAKLFFGNCRRSAKGTPQYFIGHIQDITERKQAEEALHQSEENFRRSLDDSPLGVRIVTEEGETIYVNRAILDIYGYDNIEELKTTPVVKRYTPESFAEYQIRREKRKRGDYAPSEYETRIIRKDGEVRHIHVFRKEILWDGERQFQVLYNDITARKRTEEALEKSVQLLRDTGEMAEVGGWELDLSTEEVSWTEEVGRIHGVEPGYKPKLEEAIKFYAPESIPALKETLKKTIETGEPYDLESLFTPSGSKDKIWVRSLGRAVYSDGKIVKLAGTFQNIDKYKRAEEGMRETNAYLDNLFNYANAPIIVWDQEFMVARFNHAFERLTGYMAEEVIGKNLQILFPVSSREESLVLIESTLSGEYWESVEIPILCKDGGIRTALWNSANIYTTDRATLIATIAQGQDITERKQQTTELIRSNREKALLLKEIHHRVKNNLQIIASLLRLNTKYSGDERVEEIFRESQDRIRAMAAVHSMLYKSENFAEINFGEYVRETARQLFRSYNTNLEAISLLINAEDVILPVDTAIPCGLIINELISNTLKHALPDGRRGEIRLEMKKDENDVRIIFEDNGVGFPEDMDFRNTETLGLQLVNMLVAQLDGAIEMVRNGGTRYVITLKT; this is encoded by the coding sequence ATGTGGTGCCAAGAACTTTTTCAGGATATCTATCTGTCCGTAATCGCAAAACTATTTTTTGGCAACTGTAGAAGATCAGCTAAAGGCACGCCCCAGTATTTTATTGGACACATCCAAGACATCACCGAGCGCAAGCAGGCGGAGGAAGCACTGCATCAGTCTGAAGAGAACTTCCGCCGTTCCCTGGATGACTCCCCGCTGGGGGTGCGCATCGTGACCGAAGAAGGTGAGACCATTTATGTCAACCGGGCCATTCTGGATATCTATGGCTACGACAACATTGAGGAATTGAAAACAACCCCCGTAGTAAAGCGCTACACCCCGGAGAGCTTTGCCGAGTACCAGATAAGAAGGGAAAAAAGAAAACGAGGTGATTATGCCCCGTCCGAATACGAAACAAGAATCATCCGGAAAGATGGTGAAGTCCGCCATATCCATGTCTTCCGCAAAGAAATACTCTGGGATGGTGAAAGACAGTTTCAAGTCTTATACAACGACATCACCGCCCGCAAGCGGACAGAGGAAGCACTGGAGAAAAGTGTTCAGCTTTTAAGGGATACCGGAGAAATGGCTGAAGTCGGAGGTTGGGAGCTTGACCTCTCGACCGAGGAGGTCTCATGGACGGAAGAGGTCGGTAGGATCCACGGAGTTGAGCCGGGATATAAGCCGAAGCTGGAAGAAGCCATAAAATTCTATGCACCTGAATCCATCCCCGCTTTAAAGGAAACATTGAAGAAAACCATAGAGACTGGCGAACCTTACGATCTTGAATCCCTTTTCACTCCTTCAGGCAGCAAAGATAAGATTTGGGTGCGGTCGCTTGGAAGGGCCGTTTACAGCGACGGTAAAATAGTAAAACTTGCTGGGACATTTCAGAATATTGATAAATATAAACGGGCGGAGGAAGGGATGCGGGAGACCAATGCGTATCTCGACAACCTCTTCAACTATGCCAATGCCCCCATTATCGTCTGGGATCAAGAGTTTATGGTTGCCCGGTTCAACCACGCCTTTGAACGACTTACGGGGTATATGGCAGAAGAGGTTATAGGCAAAAATCTGCAAATCCTATTCCCTGTTTCAAGTCGGGAGGAATCGCTTGTACTGATTGAAAGCACTTTGAGCGGTGAATACTGGGAGTCTGTCGAGATCCCCATACTTTGCAAAGATGGCGGGATCAGGACAGCGCTCTGGAATTCGGCAAACATCTACACCACAGACAGGGCGACCCTTATCGCCACGATTGCCCAGGGGCAGGACATCACCGAACGGAAGCAGCAGACAACGGAATTGATTCGCTCCAATAGGGAAAAGGCGCTGCTTCTGAAGGAGATCCACCATCGGGTGAAGAACAATCTGCAGATCATTGCCAGCCTGCTCAGGTTGAACACCAAGTATAGCGGGGATGAAAGGGTAGAAGAAATCTTCCGGGAAAGCCAGGACCGCATCAGGGCGATGGCCGCCGTTCATTCCATGCTGTACAAATCCGAAAACTTTGCCGAGATAAACTTTGGAGAATATGTCCGGGAGACGGCCAGGCAGTTGTTCCGCTCCTACAATACAAACCTGGAAGCCATTTCTTTGTTAATCAATGCGGAAGATGTTATACTTCCCGTAGACACTGCCATACCATGCGGTCTTATTATCAATGAACTCATCTCCAACACATTAAAGCATGCCTTGCCGGACGGCAGGAGAGGTGAAATCAGGCTAGAGATGAAGAAGGATGAAAATGACGTCCGAATCATCTTTGAAGATAATGGGGTTGGTTTTCCGGAAGACATGGATTTTCGCAACACGGAAACGTTGGGGCTGCAACTGGTAAATATGCTCGTTGCCCAGCTTGACGGTGCCATTGAAATGGTCAGAAACGGCGGGACAAGGTACGTGATAACGCTGAAAACATAA